Proteins encoded in a region of the Leopardus geoffroyi isolate Oge1 chromosome E2, O.geoffroyi_Oge1_pat1.0, whole genome shotgun sequence genome:
- the LOC123578640 gene encoding vomeronasal type-1 receptor 2-like → MRSINNSGSCRWSGKIQIKLGKSLHKKIHYRRGFFGGITGHGDLGISVSMKNVAHNSCFYRKALRVHFDVKFLENDRMAFADLKFAMIFLFQIVVGVWGNFSLLYHSVTLAFSGCKPRSTDLILRHLTVANSLVLLSRGIPRTMAAFGLRHFLNYFGCKLVLYIHRVARGVTIGTICLLSVFQAITISPRNSRWAELKAKALKYIGSFNTLCWVLHMLVNFIFPVFATGRWSNKTITMMFCPIPLHDKVSDSTYTALIAFHDVLCLGLMSWASGSMVFILNRHRQRVQHIHRTKASPRSSPETRAIHTILVLKQDLLSLSQTWSSFWSKSRSPGMGRERRQ, encoded by the coding sequence ATGCGAAGCATTAATAACAGTGGCTCATGCAGGTGGTCTGGTAAGATACAAATCAAACTTGGTAAATCTCTCCACAAGAAAATACATTACAGACGTGGATTTTTTGGAGGAATAACTGGACATGGAGATTTGGGGATTTCTGTTTCCATGAAAAATGTAGCCCACAACTCATGTTTTTACAGAAAAGCTCTGCGTGTGCATTTTGATGTCAAATTCTTGGAAAATGACAGAATGGCCTTCGCGGATTTGAAATTTGCAATGATCTTCCTGTTCCAGATAGTCGTTGGAGTTTGGGGAAATTTCTCGCTCTTATATCATTCTGTGACCCTTGCCTTCAGTGGATGCAAACCAAGGTCAACCGATTTAATTCTCAGGCACCTGACTGTAGCCAACTCCTTGGTCCTTCTCTCCAGAGGAATCCCAAGGACAATGGCAGCTTTTGGGTTAAGACATTTCCTCAATTATTTTGGATGCAAACTTGTTTTATACATTCACAGAGTGGCCAGGGGTGTGACCATTGGCACCATCTGTCTCCTGAGTGTCTTCCAGGCCATCACCATCAGCCCCAGAAACTCCAGGTGGGCGGAGCTTAAAGCCAAAGCCCTGAAGTACATCGGGTCCTTCAATACCCTCTGCTGGGTCCTCCACATgctggtaaattttatttttccagtgtttGCGACTGGCAGATGGAGTAACAAAACCATCACAATGATGTTCTGTCCTATTCCACTTCACGACAAAGTCTCAGACTCCACGTATACAGCATTGATAGCCTTTCATGACGTTTTATGTTTGGGGCTCATGTCCTGGGCCAGCGGCTCAATGGTGTTCATCCTGAACAGGCACAGGCAGCGGGTCCAACACATTCATAGGACCAAGGCCTCCCCAAGATCCTCCCCCGAGACCAGAGCCATCCACACCATCCTTGTTCTG